A section of the Eriocheir sinensis breed Jianghai 21 chromosome 62, ASM2467909v1, whole genome shotgun sequence genome encodes:
- the LOC126986586 gene encoding uncharacterized protein LOC126986586 isoform X2 — protein sequence MIPNQATILLLASLLHAALPAEEYTEGRSSWGDEFCRMRFCAVMSFNQQDQCCDAYMQCCAYVELYKKKDPFAYLESHEVAETPPPPPTPPPPPPTITFSHRDIYVGPPKPMRLREDGSLSRHPPSLSLTRHSHDHHDTNNHPHRHHHRPRFSTPQPRPAIQLLDGGVDLMKTSYNDQLVKSQERVCNYSYCSLLTPSQHKLCCNIYDTCCAYSNYRKVFDLFHPDNGNRRR from the exons ATGATTCCTAACCAGGCCACAATTCTCCTCTTGGCGTCCCTCCTCCACGCCGCTCTCCCCGCCGAGGAATACAC GGAAGGGAGATCGAGCTGGGGTGACGAATTTTGCCGCATGAGATTTTGCGCCGTGATGTCATTCAACCAACAGGACCAGTGCTGTGACGCTTACATGCAATGCTGCGCCTACGTCGAGCTGTACAAGAAgaaag ACCCCTTCGCCTACCTGGAGTCCCACGAGGTAGCCGAgacccccccgccgccgcccacgccgccgccgccgccaccaaccATCACCTTCTCACACAGAGACATCTACGTCGGCCCGCCAAA GCCAATGCGGCTTCGTGAGGACGGCAGCCTCTCCCGCCACCCCCCAAGCCTGTCCCTGACCCGCCACAGCCACGACCACCACGACACCAACAACCAcccgcaccgccaccaccaccgcccccgctTCTCCacgccccagccccgccccgccataCAGCTGCTGGATGGGGGCGTGGACCTCATGAAGACGAGCTACAATGACCA ACTGGTGAAGAGTCAGGAGAGGGTCTGCAATTACTCGTACTGCAGCCTGCTAACGCCGAGCCAACACAAACTGTGCTGCAATATCTACGACACGTGTTGCGCCTACTCCAACTACCGCAAAGTGTTCG ACCTCTTCCACCCTGACAACGGGAACAGGCGACGCTGA
- the LOC126986586 gene encoding uncharacterized protein LOC126986586 isoform X1: MIPNQATILLLASLLHAALPAEEYTEGRSSWGDEFCRMRFCAVMSFNQQDQCCDAYMQCCAYVELYKKKADPFAYLESHEVAETPPPPPTPPPPPPTITFSHRDIYVGPPKPMRLREDGSLSRHPPSLSLTRHSHDHHDTNNHPHRHHHRPRFSTPQPRPAIQLLDGGVDLMKTSYNDQLVKSQERVCNYSYCSLLTPSQHKLCCNIYDTCCAYSNYRKVFDLFHPDNGNRRR; this comes from the exons ATGATTCCTAACCAGGCCACAATTCTCCTCTTGGCGTCCCTCCTCCACGCCGCTCTCCCCGCCGAGGAATACAC GGAAGGGAGATCGAGCTGGGGTGACGAATTTTGCCGCATGAGATTTTGCGCCGTGATGTCATTCAACCAACAGGACCAGTGCTGTGACGCTTACATGCAATGCTGCGCCTACGTCGAGCTGTACAAGAAgaaag CAGACCCCTTCGCCTACCTGGAGTCCCACGAGGTAGCCGAgacccccccgccgccgcccacgccgccgccgccgccaccaaccATCACCTTCTCACACAGAGACATCTACGTCGGCCCGCCAAA GCCAATGCGGCTTCGTGAGGACGGCAGCCTCTCCCGCCACCCCCCAAGCCTGTCCCTGACCCGCCACAGCCACGACCACCACGACACCAACAACCAcccgcaccgccaccaccaccgcccccgctTCTCCacgccccagccccgccccgccataCAGCTGCTGGATGGGGGCGTGGACCTCATGAAGACGAGCTACAATGACCA ACTGGTGAAGAGTCAGGAGAGGGTCTGCAATTACTCGTACTGCAGCCTGCTAACGCCGAGCCAACACAAACTGTGCTGCAATATCTACGACACGTGTTGCGCCTACTCCAACTACCGCAAAGTGTTCG ACCTCTTCCACCCTGACAACGGGAACAGGCGACGCTGA